The genome window AAAATTTTTGTAGGCGTTATACGGGCGCGATGTTCCCCACGGGTAGTTATTGCGCTTCTTTATATTTTTTTTCATTGCCTTCGATTCTTAAAACGACAGATACCTTAATCCATATTTTTCAAATATAACCTTCAATTAAAATCAAAAAACGTGTTTTCGCAAGGATGAAATCAGAAGATTTTTATTCTGCAATACATGGCTCTATTGCATCATTTAATTAAAGTGATATTTAGAATGATCGAATATATTTTCAATTGACGTTTTAATGGGGACCAAATTAATTATTTCTGCAAAATGGTTTTTGGTTAATACACGCTTTCGCTGCCGGTTGCAAGGATTGGGGAATTCCGGAAAAAATACATCTCAACAGAACATCGTTAGCGTGCAATTTGGTCGGATAGAATTTTCTGCCGCTTTGTTCAAAAATAGCGGTCTTTTTTGCAAAAAAAACCTAAAGCGACACAAAATTTAAGTCGATTAGAACAATAATAGTCATGATGGAATATGGTGATTTACACAAGAAAGGTGTTGAGAAATGAAGTTTGCAAATTTCCTAAAAATGATGCTGGCAGGATTGATCGTTTTTGTTTCGCTATCCAGCGGTTGCAAAAAAGTCAGTTCCGGACCCGGTCCTGATTCAGAAATTCCGGATGACTTCGATTACAACACTACACGAAGCATCAATGTTCGATTCGAAGCTCTTTCCCCTTCAGGCAACCCGATTCAGGCAGTGCGTTGCAATGTCTACAAAGAGGGTTACGGCGATAACAATCAATTAGGCCAATTGCTCGTTTCCGGATTTACCAACAGCAATGGTATTCTGGAAACCGTGTTCAGCGTTCCCGCAACGCAGGACAGTGTATATCTGGAAATGCAATTTATCGGAATGCTGAATGCCAGCATGGCACCGGTGAAAAATGGCGATCTCGTTTTTATCCTCGGTCAAGGTGTGGAAGGTCAGGAATTTATATCCGATGGCGCCCGCCCAAGACGGATGACACTCAACCGAACCACCAACACACCGGATTTTATCTTCATGGGCGATTGGAACAACAAAGGAAAACCAGACTATCTGGAAGCTGAGCGGGATGAGTTTACCGAAGAATTTTTAACTGGTATCAACCAATCTCTCCCGGAAGGTGAATCCGTCGTGGATTTGCATCCGGAATTTTTGGCAGCAGGAAACGAAACCAACATTGTTTTAACCAATAATGCAGATATCTGGGTGACATTCGTTCATGAAGGTGCCGGTTACAAAAATGTATTGGCTTATTACACTTATCCAAATGACAATCCCCCGGCATCCGATAACGATGTTTCTGAAATCACCATTATTTTCCCGAATGTGAGCGTCGACGGAAGTAGAGTTTTGCAAGCCGGCGACAAAGTATTTCTTGGATCATTTGAGGCAGGAACAACAGTTGCCTGGACACTGATTGCTGATGGCTATGATGACCCCCATGATGAAGTAACCGTTGGTAATGGGTTAATATACTCTGATGCCGAATTGAACGATGGGCCATCGGATAAGCAACAGCACATGATTTTACTGCGTGACGTTCTCACAAACAACCTGATAATGGGATTCGAAGACATTCTCCGCTCCACCGGCGGTGATGAAGATTTTAACGACGCTGTATTTTACGCAACGGTGGACCCGATTTCCGCAATCAGCGGCTACATCCCAACCACGGATGACGACAATGTTGACACAGATGGCGACGGCATCCCCGATTTTCAGGATGAATTCCCCACAAGCCCGGATTCCGCATACAGCACATCCGATCCTGCAGAAGCAACCTATTACACCCTCGCGTTTGAGGATGATTGGCCGGTTCAGGGTGATCTGGATTTCAACGATTTGGTTATTGATTACAATTTTGAAAAAATTGCCAACGCAAACAACGAGATTGTCAGCCTGAAAGGTAACTTTGTCGTTCGTGCAGCGGGTTCGCTTAAATCCAATATTTTTGGCATCCAGTTTGATAATCTGCAGCCTTCGGATATCCGCGGAACTGCCGGCGAAATTATCACCTGTAGCCATGTCACTTTTGCAACCAACGGTGTCGAAGCCGGGCAAAGCCGGGCGGTTATCATCGTATTGGACGATGCCCGATTGGTACTGCCACCCTCGGACCCGAGTTATACGGCAAATAGTCAGGAAGGTGTGCCATACGTATCACCGGATACATTTTCTGTAGTCATCAGTTTTACGAATCCGGTTACGCCACAAGAATTGGGCTCCGCACCCTATAACCCATTTCTGATTTCTGATGGCAATCGCGGGTACGAAGTTCACCTCAGTGGTGCAATTCCAACAGATTTAGTGGACGAAGCGCTCTTCGGCACCGAAGATGACGCCAGTCAAGCCCAAAACGGGCGCTACTATCGCACTCAAAACAATCTTACATGGGCACTGAATATTCCGGATGTTTGGGATTATCCCTTCGAAGGCGTGTATGTTCGGGATGCATATAACCACTTTTTCGGATGGGTTCAAAGCGGTGGGACCGGTAATCAAAACTGGTTTAACGATACCAGAGATGAAAGTATGATTTACGTGCCTTACGGCATCTCAAAAAGAAGATAATATGGGTCTGTACATCTGAAACCTCCACGAAAAAGCCGGTATTGACTGACCGGCTTTTTCATTTTCACGACAGATTTTTCACGACAACAAATCACAACAAATTTACTTCTGAACTTCGTATTTGATCACTTCACCGCTTTCGGTATCATAAACGACAAATGATGAATGTCCGGTTAATTCACCCATAATTTCACCGGGGTTAATCCGCAGAGTATCGCCATCGTAACTTACTTCGTATTTGTGATTATGCCCGAAACACACCACGTCAAACGCATCCGATGTCGCCAACATTCGTCCAATATTATCGAAATGAGAAACTGCGAACCGTTTGTTATCGATCAGCAGATCGGCAACTTCGCCATGCAAATGCACATGATCAAAATCGTTGGCAACCTGGGTAATGCGGAACAGATCGCCATCGTTATTGCCAAAAACGATGTGAATCGGTTTGGAAAACCCGCTGGCCAAATCTTTCACAATAAACGGTGAGCAAAGATCGCCGCAGCATATCAGCTTGTCGGCATCCTGAATTTGGGAAAGTGCATTTTCCAATTTTTTCCGGTGATCGTGAATGTCGGAAATAATCGCGATTTTCATACCAACCTCACTGTGTTAATGTCATTTGTTTGGTTTCCCGAAAATTCCCCGCCTCCAATCGGTAATAATACACACCGGATTCAACCCGATTGCCATCTGCGGCTTTGCCATTCCACTCAATAATGTGGCTTCCGGCAGGCTGCATTTGATTTACCAGCCGGCGCACTTCTCTGCCCATTGCGTCAAAAATCGTAATTTTTACCGAGCCGGAAACAGGCATTTCATACGATATTGTGGTTGTTGGATTAAACGGGTTCGGGTAATTTTGATTCAGCTTAAACGATTGTAATTTCTCAACTTGATCATCAATGCCAACAGTCCCGACAGTGAATTCGTGAACGTATGTTTCACCTTCAAATGTAACTTCAAACTGCCAAACGCCATAAAATGGGTTCGCTGGCAAATTCCACCACCAATACCAGTACGATGCCTGATAGTGCGGCTCGGTTGATGCATGAGACCAACTTTGCCAAACAACGCCGTTGGGCTGACGAATACGGAATTCACTGAGTTGACCGTTCAGTTGATCGCGGTAATAGGTTGCGAAATAGACCCTCTCTCCTCCTAAAAATGCATCTTTCGCATTGACCACTTCCTGAGTGGGACAGCTCGGAAAAACCGGCGGTGCGGAGTGGGTCATTACCCGATTAATCGCAGAATCGTAATACGGAGGTTGCTCAGCCCACCACGATTCTGTATTCAGGCTATTGCAAGCGCCCTGAAACGGTTCAATCAAATTGCCACCGGCATCGTGTATCTCCAGATGCAAATGCGGCCCGGTCGAATTGCCGGAACTGCCGACAACGCCAAGATATTCCCCGGCAACAACTGTTTCACCAACATTTTTGGCGGTTGGTGAGTTCTTTTTCATGTGTCCGTACCAGGCTACGGAGCCATCGCTGTGCTGCACATAAACGGCGTTCCAATCCGACCCGTTAAATCCACAACTGCGATCGTTATTGCCGGAAGCTTTAAAAATAATCGTGCCGGGTGCCGCCGCAACGATGATAATTTCGTCATTATCCATCCGGTACCAGCCGAACGGCCAGGTAAAAATATCCACGCCCTGATGGTTGTAACCGGAGGCAAGGTCATAAGTTCGTTCACCGCAATTGTAATCCTGCAATTGATTGGGAAATGCTGAATTTTGATCCACAAAATTGGAAATACCGTGGTAACCGTAATCCGTTTGACCCAATGCACCGATTACCGGCCATTCCATCAACGTCACCTGTTCTGTTCTTGCAGATTCGATGATACCACGATTTAGTAAATCCTGAATACTTGCATCGAGCTGTTGCTGAATTTCCATGCGCTTTTCTGCTGTTAAACAGGGGAAATCTTGTCGCGAAAAATCCATTCCACCGCCACCCATATTATTTTGGGCGCTTAATATGTTGAAAATAAACACCATAAATATCGCAAATCGAAAACACTTCATATCTGCTCCTTGATTTATTATGATCCAAATCCCGTTAAAAAATCTAAAAGAAATATCGAAGAATTGACAGCAAAAATTAAGGAATTTGCGTTACGACAGCATTACAATAAAGTTATTTGTGGCGGTGACGATTCTATTAAAAAACAGGGAAGTCATTTTAATTCACGGAAGGAGAAAAAATGCAGGTATCCGGCGGTGGAAATGCGCAACTGGCGATGCGAATGCTTCAGCAAGCCCAACAGCAGCAGTTGCAGATGGCGCAGGCAACCATTCAAATGGCGCAGGCACAGGAAAATGCACAAAACGGACAACAATTGTTAGGTTCTGGTAATTTGGTTGATGTTTATGCGTGATGTTTCAGGAATGGTATATTTGTTTACGCCGGTCGGTTGACCGGCGTTTTTTTTGGTTTATTTCCCCTTTAAACTATCCACCAGCAATATCGAAACTTCTTCCATATTTAGCACCAGTTGATCAATTCGTGTATTTGCCAAATTATAAATTAGCTGGATACTCATTGCCACAACCAATCCAAATAATGTGGTTAGTAACGCCTGCGAAATCCCCCCGGCAACAACAGCAGGTGAAATATCATCAACCATTTGAATGGCTTTGAAAGCCTCAACCATTCCCCAAACCGTGCCGGTAAACCCCAACATTGGCGCCGCAACGATGATAAATCCCAGCCAGATCATACCGCGCTCTAGCAACGCCGTTTGAATACTGCCCACATTTGTAACTGCTTTCTCCGCGTCAGCAATGTTGTCGTTTGCATAAATCAGACCAGCTGTTAATATTGTGGAAACAGGATCTTTTTGTGTTTCGCAAATAGCCAACGCAGCGCGGACATTTTGTTTGCGCAATGCAGATTGAACGTTGCGCATAACCTGTCGCGATTGCCATTCAGCACGTAACAAATGGAATAATTTTACGAACCCGATTATTAAGCCGAAAATCCACATGACCAAAATCGGTAACATAAAATTGCCGCCCTGAAAATACAATTTTGTCATCTCATCAATAAATACTGGCATATTTAATCCCTTTCTGAAAATTTAGTTTAGCGTTAAACCTAATATTTCAAAAAAGATGCCAGCAAAAAACAAGCACGGTAATACTCTAATAAACAACAACTTAAATAAGTCAACCGGAAATATTCAGAACGATACGGGATTGCAAATTGCAAGAGAGGCATTTAGAGGTGCAAAACAAATAGAAAAGGCAGGTCAAACAACCTGCCTTTTTGGTAAAAAAAATAAATATTGAACATTACATCCCCAGTTTTTTCTCAACCGTGTAAACCGGGCGAATATCAACCGGGATGTCGGATAATTTGTCCAACGCGGTTTGCAATTCGGGAGAAATTTTACGGTATTTGGCGATAAAGGCTTTTGCACCGTCGTAATCGCCGAGCGCCTGAATCATCAAAATATCATGCGAGAGATCGCGAACTGCAGCGTCCATTTTTGCGTAATTGACGTGGAATCGCGCCGTTTCAGCGGTGAATTCGACCCCGCCCTTTTCCATCAGATAATTGAGGATAATCGCATTTCCGCCGCCGTGTGCTTCGCTGATGCCAAAGCGGACACTGCGGAAAATGCCGCCCACAAAACTGGCGTAAACGGCATCACCAATTTCTTTGCTGAACACACCTTTTTCCACCATAAACGGAAATTGATACAAGCCAACGATATCCGCTTTTGCTTCTTCCAGCGTGGAATAAGTTTCTTTCAATTCCTGGCTGACGGTGGTTTGCTGTCCGTTTTTGGTGATGGTTCCGGGTCCGATGCCGTGCACCATTTCATGCAGCAACACATGATAGAAAAAAGCATCGAACGACACTTTTTGCAGATCATCTTCGTGCAGCACCCGTGCCATTATTTTTCGGGAAATGTTGTCGTATTTCGCCTGCGTAACGTTACGGAGCATCACCTTTTTACTGCCTTTGGCTTCGCGCACGCGTTCGTCATTCGGCAGGTTGAATGCGATGGTTTGCACACCGGCTTTGGTATCGCCGGCGGTAAATACTTCGTTCACCACTTTTATGGGCGATTCGCTGCCGCGATTGAAATTTTTGTGCGCATCGGGAATCGGCAGTCGTTTTTCCAATTCGTTCAAATATTGCCCGACGGCTTTCAATTTTTGGCTGGCATCGGCATCCACCAACGTAATAAAACATTCGAACGCGGCTTTGTAGCCGAACAATTCGTCTTCGTAGGTTTCATACGGGCCGATGACGATTTCGATGGTGTGATCTTTCAGATCCATCCAATCCATATCACTTTGGTAATAATCGTTGCTCAAAAATGCGTCTGCGCGACTGGTGAGATAGGTTTTCAGCGATGCATTTTCCGTAAGTGCCGCAGCTTCACGGAGC of Calditrichia bacterium contains these proteins:
- a CDS encoding LruC domain-containing protein, encoding MKFANFLKMMLAGLIVFVSLSSGCKKVSSGPGPDSEIPDDFDYNTTRSINVRFEALSPSGNPIQAVRCNVYKEGYGDNNQLGQLLVSGFTNSNGILETVFSVPATQDSVYLEMQFIGMLNASMAPVKNGDLVFILGQGVEGQEFISDGARPRRMTLNRTTNTPDFIFMGDWNNKGKPDYLEAERDEFTEEFLTGINQSLPEGESVVDLHPEFLAAGNETNIVLTNNADIWVTFVHEGAGYKNVLAYYTYPNDNPPASDNDVSEITIIFPNVSVDGSRVLQAGDKVFLGSFEAGTTVAWTLIADGYDDPHDEVTVGNGLIYSDAELNDGPSDKQQHMILLRDVLTNNLIMGFEDILRSTGGDEDFNDAVFYATVDPISAISGYIPTTDDDNVDTDGDGIPDFQDEFPTSPDSAYSTSDPAEATYYTLAFEDDWPVQGDLDFNDLVIDYNFEKIANANNEIVSLKGNFVVRAAGSLKSNIFGIQFDNLQPSDIRGTAGEIITCSHVTFATNGVEAGQSRAVIIVLDDARLVLPPSDPSYTANSQEGVPYVSPDTFSVVISFTNPVTPQELGSAPYNPFLISDGNRGYEVHLSGAIPTDLVDEALFGTEDDASQAQNGRYYRTQNNLTWALNIPDVWDYPFEGVYVRDAYNHFFGWVQSGGTGNQNWFNDTRDESMIYVPYGISKRR
- a CDS encoding metallophosphoesterase family protein, encoding MKIAIISDIHDHRKKLENALSQIQDADKLICCGDLCSPFIVKDLASGFSKPIHIVFGNNDGDLFRITQVANDFDHVHLHGEVADLLIDNKRFAVSHFDNIGRMLATSDAFDVVCFGHNHKYEVSYDGDTLRINPGEIMGELTGHSSFVVYDTESGEVIKYEVQK
- a CDS encoding peptidoglycan DD-metalloendopeptidase family protein; translation: MKCFRFAIFMVFIFNILSAQNNMGGGGMDFSRQDFPCLTAEKRMEIQQQLDASIQDLLNRGIIESARTEQVTLMEWPVIGALGQTDYGYHGISNFVDQNSAFPNQLQDYNCGERTYDLASGYNHQGVDIFTWPFGWYRMDNDEIIIVAAAPGTIIFKASGNNDRSCGFNGSDWNAVYVQHSDGSVAWYGHMKKNSPTAKNVGETVVAGEYLGVVGSSGNSTGPHLHLEIHDAGGNLIEPFQGACNSLNTESWWAEQPPYYDSAINRVMTHSAPPVFPSCPTQEVVNAKDAFLGGERVYFATYYRDQLNGQLSEFRIRQPNGVVWQSWSHASTEPHYQASYWYWWWNLPANPFYGVWQFEVTFEGETYVHEFTVGTVGIDDQVEKLQSFKLNQNYPNPFNPTTTISYEMPVSGSVKITIFDAMGREVRRLVNQMQPAGSHIIEWNGKAADGNRVESGVYYYRLEAGNFRETKQMTLTQ
- a CDS encoding MotA/TolQ/ExbB proton channel family protein; translated protein: MTKLYFQGGNFMLPILVMWIFGLIIGFVKLFHLLRAEWQSRQVMRNVQSALRKQNVRAALAICETQKDPVSTILTAGLIYANDNIADAEKAVTNVGSIQTALLERGMIWLGFIIVAAPMLGFTGTVWGMVEAFKAIQMVDDISPAVVAGGISQALLTTLFGLVVAMSIQLIYNLANTRIDQLVLNMEEVSILLVDSLKGK
- a CDS encoding peptidase, translated to MSNKQDVSVIKDHQPISEVKAQLDKFEPVDIDFDESVLSDGDRQALAKLVQAAKLMDEIFLRQVYAQNVDLRDALTAANTPDNAILKAYFDVNFGPFDRLEDDKPFINTGTHKPEGANYYPADMTKTEFEEWVTNHPEDADALRGFFTVIRRDGEKLVAVPYSEAYQEFLEPAAKLLREAAALTENASLKTYLTSRADAFLSNDYYQSDMDWMDLKDHTIEIVIGPYETYEDELFGYKAAFECFITLVDADASQKLKAVGQYLNELEKRLPIPDAHKNFNRGSESPIKVVNEVFTAGDTKAGVQTIAFNLPNDERVREAKGSKKVMLRNVTQAKYDNISRKIMARVLHEDDLQKVSFDAFFYHVLLHEMVHGIGPGTITKNGQQTTVSQELKETYSTLEEAKADIVGLYQFPFMVEKGVFSKEIGDAVYASFVGGIFRSVRFGISEAHGGGNAIILNYLMEKGGVEFTAETARFHVNYAKMDAAVRDLSHDILMIQALGDYDGAKAFIAKYRKISPELQTALDKLSDIPVDIRPVYTVEKKLGM